ATTGTCGAAAGTGGAATTCGAGCACCGCTGCAGGCGTTTGCATAACGTTCTCGATGAGAACGATCTTTCGTCGAGCATGGGAGGCAACCACAAGGGTACAGACCCCATCCCTCTCGTGATTACGGCCGAAGAATGGAAAACGCTGGAAGCGGGCGTTGCACAAAGGGCAAAGCTTTTTAACGCGCTCGCGAAAGACATTTATGGCGAACAAAGTCTTTGGAAAAAAGGGAAATTGCCCGCCGCGCTGTTGTTTGCGAACCCGGATTTTTTGCAGGTTGTATGGAAGGTACACCCGGTTGGCGATGTATTTGTGAACTTGACATCAACCGATGTCGCAAGGCTCAAAGACGGAACGTTTGTGGCAGTATCGGACCATTTGCAAGTACCCGATGGATTAGGGCGTGCACTGGAGAACCGCATTGGCGTAAGCCGTGCATTCCCGGAGCTTTTCCGCAGCATGCAAACGGAACGATTGGCAGGATTTTTCAAGAAGCTGATGGATGGCCTAGACGCCATGCACAAGAACATAGGAGGTGAAGGTGAAACCAGCAAGGTGGTACTTTTGGCATCGAGCCCGGACAATCCGCGTCGAGCAGAAGACGCAGTAATCGCCCGTTACCTGGGGATCCCACTTGTCGAAAACGATGACCTCGCGATTCGCAACATGCAGGTGTACATGAAGACGCTTATGGGACTCAAGAAAATTGGGACCATATTCCGCCGAGTGGAAGACGGCATGTGCGACCCGCTGGAATTGCGAATTGACAGTGGCGAAGGTGCTGTCGGCTTAATCAGTTCCGTCCGCGCAGGGAACGTCGCGATAGCAAACTTCCTCGGGACTGGCGTTCTGGAAACGCCCGTATTCAAGCCGTTTTTGCCGGAGATTTGCCGCGAGCTTTTGGGCGAAGAACTGCTGTTGCGCGATGTGGAAACGCTTTGGCTCGGGAACGCAGATGATGCGGAACGCGTGTTGGCTGAACCCGAAAAATGGATTTTCAAAAAGGCGTTCCGCGACGAAGGAAGTTTCAAGGAGGCAGAACCCAAGACTTATGTAACCATGACGACGACAGCACAGCTCGCCTTGCTGCAAACGGTCGAGAATGCACCCGAGCAATGGGTGGCAGAAAGATCGATGGAGGTTTCGACAGTTTACGCTTACCGAGGAGAGTTCACTCCAGCAGTTTCGCTGATGCGGTTCTTTGCGGTGAACACAGCGAAGGAAACTTCGGTGATGCCGGGCGGCCTCGGAATTTTGGAGAATGGACTTGGAGAAAAAGACATTTGGGTGCTTTCGGAAAATCCTGTGGCGAACTTTTCATTGCTCGCGCCAGCAAGTCAGGCGATTACGCCGTCGAGAGCTGGAGGCGACCTGCCTAGCCGTGCGGCCGAGAACTTGTTCCGGCTGGGGCGAGCATTGTCGGCTTCGAACATGATGGCGCGTATCGCAAGAGGTATCGCGGTGAGGCTCTCGGACGAATCCTGGATGGACATGCCGGAGCTACCGTGGATACTGAAGGCTGGGCTTACTGATGAAACGCAGTCGAGGCTCGCGCAAGATCCCGAAAACGCACTCCGTTACTTTATCTTGCGTAAGGACAACAAGAACGGCATGCAATGTGTGCTGACGGAAATTAGAGAGCACGGCATGCAGTTGCGAGACCGCATTTCGGAGGATTTATGGCTTTACTTGAACGGATTTGGCATTGCAGAAGTGCCGGCAGGAACAGGTGCGGCAGCGCTGTTGCCATACCTAAAGGAGGTCCTGTCGGACAGCGCTGCAGTGGCAGGGCTTGCAGCCGACTCCATGACGCGAGGCCACGAATGGCGCTTTTTGGAACTCGGTCGTGAAATCGAATGCGCCATCCGCACCTTGCAATTGGTCAAAAGTTTGCTGTACACCGCCCCCACTGACGAGATGACAAACTTGCGCTTATTGCAAGCAGTTCTTGAAATCGGCGATGGACTTATGACATACCACCGCCGCTATGGAGGCCGTTTGCAAGTTGTCCCCGTCATCGACTTGCTTTTGTCGGACGAATCCAACCCGCGAAGCGTCGCCTACCAGGTGGCAAAATTGCGGAAAGCAGCAAAGTACTTGCCCGGCAACGACCAAAGCGAAGCGACATTCTCGCCACTAGACCGTGAACTGATGCGCGTGCTTGCCGAGCTCCGTCTCGCAAACATCGAACAGCTTGCAGAAACTGTAGATAACAAAAGGGAGAACCTCATAAAACTTGTAGAAACACAGATAAATTCCATTGAACGAATTGCAGAAATCGTAAACAGGCTCTACTTAAGCCACGCCCCACGCGCTGGAGTATTCCACGCGACAACCACGGATGTGTCGGAGGTTTAAGATGCCCATTTATCAAGTTGACCATGAGACCGTCTACGACTACCGCCTCCCCGTTCTTTACAGCAACCACCTCGCCCACATGCTCCCGCGAGCAGTCAGCCGACAGAATTGGATTAGCCACAACATCGAAGTGGAACCGAACCCGACAATTCGGCAGGAACGCATCGACATTTTCGGGAACAGGGTATTGGCATTCAGCATCGAGCAGGAGCACACGCACTTTAGATTCAAGACGACTGGCATTGTAGATGTTCAGGGAGAAGAACCGCCAAAACAAGGTGAAACGATGAAATGGGAAGATGTCGCAAAGCTTTTGGAACGCCCGACAAGCGACGAGACGCTAGACGCCGCGATGTACGCCTACGCCTCCCCTTTCGCCAAGTTTGACGAATCCGTCCGCAATTACGCGCTCGAAAGCTTTGAGCAGGGCCGCCCCATTTTTGACGCCGCCTACGAGCTCATGAAGCGAATCTACACGGATTGCAAGTACACGCCGGGAGCCACAAGAATCGGGGCGCAGCCACAGGAAATCTTGCGCGGGCGAAAAGGCGTCTGCCAAGACTTTGCACACTTGATGATAGGCTGCTTGCGTTCACTGCATTTGCCCTGCCGTTACGTGAGCGGTTACCTCCGCACGCACCCCTGCGAAGGCCAACCCAAACTCGTCGGAGCCGACGCGACCCATGCCTGGGTCAGCACCTACATTCCCGGCCACGGCTGGGTAGAACTGGACCCCACCAACAATGTGCTTGGAGGTAACGAGCACATTATACTCGCCTGGGGCAGAGATTTCGGGGACGTGAGCCCGTTAAAGGGCGTCATCACCGGAGGTGGCGAGCATACCTTGAAAGTGTCCGTGAACGTGGACATGAAGGAATAAGTGACCCCGGCAGGGAAAGGCGATCCCGGCACGTAGGCCGGGATGACAGTAAAGGAACATTTAACATAAAAGCATAAGGAAACACAACAACATGCGATTTGGAAATTACGACACCGAAGGCTTTTACGATGAGCTTTGCTTACCGGATGGGACTCCCCGCCCGGCTGCAGAGCCGTTGTTTACGAAGATTAACGAGCTTCCCGAAGGAGAACTGCAACGCCGCCAAACCATTGCGGAATCTGCGTTTTACGATAACGGAATTACATTCGCGGTTTACGGCAACAAGGACGGTAAGGACAAAATCATCCCCTTTGACGTCATCCCGCGTATTGTAAGCGCAACCGACTGGAAGCACCTCGAAGCAGGCCTCAAACAGCGTACAGAAGCGCTGAACTGCTTTTTGACGGACATCTACAACGATCGAAAGATTTTGCGTGACAAGGTCGTCCCCGAAAGCCTCATCAACACCTGCACCGCTTACCGCCCGCAGATGGAAGGTTTTGTGCCGCCCAAGGGAATCTGGGCGCACATTACAGGCACAGACCTTGTGCGCGATACCGACGGCACATTCTATGTACTTGAAGACAACATGCGTTGCCCGAGTGGAGTCTCGTAT
This is a stretch of genomic DNA from Fibrobacter sp. UWB13. It encodes these proteins:
- a CDS encoding circularly permuted type 2 ATP-grasp protein: MEFEHRCRRLHNVLDENDLSSSMGGNHKGTDPIPLVITAEEWKTLEAGVAQRAKLFNALAKDIYGEQSLWKKGKLPAALLFANPDFLQVVWKVHPVGDVFVNLTSTDVARLKDGTFVAVSDHLQVPDGLGRALENRIGVSRAFPELFRSMQTERLAGFFKKLMDGLDAMHKNIGGEGETSKVVLLASSPDNPRRAEDAVIARYLGIPLVENDDLAIRNMQVYMKTLMGLKKIGTIFRRVEDGMCDPLELRIDSGEGAVGLISSVRAGNVAIANFLGTGVLETPVFKPFLPEICRELLGEELLLRDVETLWLGNADDAERVLAEPEKWIFKKAFRDEGSFKEAEPKTYVTMTTTAQLALLQTVENAPEQWVAERSMEVSTVYAYRGEFTPAVSLMRFFAVNTAKETSVMPGGLGILENGLGEKDIWVLSENPVANFSLLAPASQAITPSRAGGDLPSRAAENLFRLGRALSASNMMARIARGIAVRLSDESWMDMPELPWILKAGLTDETQSRLAQDPENALRYFILRKDNKNGMQCVLTEIREHGMQLRDRISEDLWLYLNGFGIAEVPAGTGAAALLPYLKEVLSDSAAVAGLAADSMTRGHEWRFLELGREIECAIRTLQLVKSLLYTAPTDEMTNLRLLQAVLEIGDGLMTYHRRYGGRLQVVPVIDLLLSDESNPRSVAYQVAKLRKAAKYLPGNDQSEATFSPLDRELMRVLAELRLANIEQLAETVDNKRENLIKLVETQINSIERIAEIVNRLYLSHAPRAGVFHATTTDVSEV
- a CDS encoding transglutaminase family protein; translated protein: MPIYQVDHETVYDYRLPVLYSNHLAHMLPRAVSRQNWISHNIEVEPNPTIRQERIDIFGNRVLAFSIEQEHTHFRFKTTGIVDVQGEEPPKQGETMKWEDVAKLLERPTSDETLDAAMYAYASPFAKFDESVRNYALESFEQGRPIFDAAYELMKRIYTDCKYTPGATRIGAQPQEILRGRKGVCQDFAHLMIGCLRSLHLPCRYVSGYLRTHPCEGQPKLVGADATHAWVSTYIPGHGWVELDPTNNVLGGNEHIILAWGRDFGDVSPLKGVITGGGEHTLKVSVNVDMKE